The Vibrio astriarenae genome contains a region encoding:
- a CDS encoding NRAMP family divalent metal transporter: protein MESVSKTTSSPKNGLLGFMRSLGPGVMMAAAAVGGSHLVASTKAGAIYGWQLAGLILLVNLFKYPFFKAGVQFTVGTGKSLVEGYANLGRPYLWVFTLLSVVSGIINTAALLLFSASLLNYFIPFDLPLPVLCSIVLTICLAILFAGHYKALDTLSKIIMTTLTIATVVAVTIAVGNPVEPVAQFEAPSPWSIAAIGFLVVTMGWMPAPIEISSITSMWLKSQQRHTEVTAKSALFDFNVGYLGTALLALVFVALGALVIHGSGVELSASGVGFTHQLVGLYASTIGEWSRMLIAVIAFFCIFGSTITVIDGYSRVISESQRLLLKQPQANPKVTQTWMVIVSACALSIILFLMSALMPMLDFAMVMAFMTTPVFALLNYLLVSRTELPKELAMTQGLKRLSQVGLIYLFGFLALFIWWKWLM from the coding sequence GGGGCCAGGAGTAATGATGGCAGCCGCGGCCGTCGGTGGTTCACACTTGGTTGCCTCAACCAAAGCGGGTGCTATCTATGGCTGGCAATTAGCCGGACTCATTCTGCTAGTGAACCTGTTTAAATATCCTTTTTTTAAAGCTGGCGTACAATTTACTGTTGGTACAGGAAAAAGCCTTGTAGAGGGCTATGCAAATCTAGGTCGCCCATATTTGTGGGTTTTTACTCTGCTCAGTGTCGTTTCTGGCATCATCAACACCGCAGCCTTGCTGCTCTTTAGTGCCAGCTTGCTTAACTATTTCATTCCTTTTGATCTACCACTTCCTGTTTTATGCAGTATCGTGCTCACTATTTGCTTGGCTATTTTGTTCGCTGGTCACTATAAGGCGCTCGATACCCTATCAAAGATCATTATGACCACCTTAACGATCGCAACCGTTGTCGCGGTAACCATTGCTGTTGGTAATCCGGTAGAGCCTGTTGCTCAATTTGAAGCGCCTTCACCATGGTCTATTGCTGCTATCGGTTTTTTAGTGGTTACCATGGGTTGGATGCCCGCCCCCATTGAGATCTCAAGCATTACCTCAATGTGGCTCAAGAGTCAGCAGCGTCATACGGAAGTAACGGCTAAGTCTGCTCTATTCGATTTCAATGTGGGCTACCTTGGTACTGCACTACTTGCGTTGGTTTTCGTCGCACTGGGCGCATTGGTGATTCACGGAAGTGGTGTAGAGCTATCAGCTTCAGGGGTCGGGTTTACTCATCAGCTTGTAGGACTTTATGCGTCTACGATTGGCGAGTGGTCACGCATGCTCATCGCTGTGATTGCGTTTTTCTGCATCTTCGGCAGCACAATTACGGTCATTGATGGCTACTCTCGAGTTATCTCAGAATCACAACGCTTATTGCTAAAGCAACCACAAGCGAATCCTAAAGTTACTCAAACGTGGATGGTTATTGTTTCAGCGTGTGCGCTATCGATCATTCTATTTTTGATGTCTGCTCTGATGCCAATGTTGGATTTCGCTATGGTGATGGCATTCATGACCACGCCAGTCTTTGCCCTACTAAACTACCTCTTGGTCTCTCGCACGGAACTGCCAAAAGAGCTAGCAATGACTCAAGGTCTCAAGCGTCTATCTCAAGTAGGATTGATTTACTTGTTTGGCTTCCTTGCGCTGTTTATTTGGTGGAAATGGTTAATGTAA